One Rhizoctonia solani chromosome 2, complete sequence DNA segment encodes these proteins:
- a CDS encoding Retrotransposable element Tf2 protein → MNNYPADPLKTLIDSGATSNFISPAIVEKYKIPKTQLKNPRVVRMLDGTISQTGRIWHQVQLAVSANGHHHTIPFLVCPIGNTPAILGMTWLTAEAPLIDWQQGLVTFPKQIQIASEEEADSDPLADLPPQYHEFAKVFGEEEFKVLPPHREYNISIDLVPNAKLIPGPIYGMTDAESKALKQHIDEELATGKIRPSTSSTGAPVMFVKKADGSLRLVVDYRKLNEVTHKNVYPLPRQDDLMAKLRHAKIFTKLDLRWGYNNVRIKEGDEWKTAFRTKYGLFKYLVMPFGLTNAPAAFQHFMNDLFRDLIDVTVVIYLDDILIFSEKPEDHPTHCHFHVNTVDYLGIVISPAGFSMDQKKIEAVTSWPQPKTVKQVQAFLGFVNYLRRFIPNFSSVARPLHNLTKKETPWSWGNPEETAFQELKLLVTQSPVLVHSNPDLPYYLETDASGVAMGAILSQQGLDNRLHPVAYMSKSFSGAEANYDTHNKELLAIIKALEEWQIFLEATDRPIQVFTDHRNLEYWMQAQTFNCRHARWRIFLSDFNFEIHYCPGKQSGKPDALSRRLDYTDEPREPEVMLPAEVFANTLEEELDIVTEIRSKLREDPSLDQIIQFLTEDADNAPPSIQKAYWDYDWEEDLLWYRGKLVVPDSEPLKDWLLKEFHDSPLAGHPGQQRTLELLSMKSSAKEWVECCPTCQANRRAHNPVIALKPLEVPPFPFHTISYDFITGFPKSEGYDAILVVIDSFSKFGHFIPTSKKVLAKGLANLFVTHIWKLHGLPVRTISDRGTMFTGKFLRALYQRLGIKPSFSSAYHPESDGQTERVNQFIEFYLRSYVAADHSDWVKWLPLAEYAYNNAKHAATGKTPFKLVYGRNPIMNPSTVPANVPEADLVADTLAQEWQEAESALRMTKERMARPKGIIPEYSVGEKVWLDGKNVVLRTNSNKLDPKRLGLFKVTEKISSHAYRLRLPDTLKIHDVFYVGLLSKAHKSPSQPFPKKPPPETIEGEEEYEVEQIIDSKRQQGKWFYLIKWKGYGPEDNSWEPEELLEHSQEEIQRFNKSQLKKACDSAKSL, encoded by the exons ATGAACAACTACCCGGCAGACCCTCTGAAAACCCTCatagactcaggagccacatcgaACTTCATCTCTCCCgcgattgtggaaaaatataaaatcccaaaaacccaactcaaaaatccacgagttgtgagaatgttagatggtactatctcccagactggtcgcatttggcaccaggtacaactcgcggtctcggccaatggccaccaCCACACTatcccatttcttgtttgccccattggcaacaccccagcaatcttaggcatgacatggttaacggcagaagctcctcttattgattggcaacagggactagtcaccTTCCCCAAACAAATTCAGATTgcctccgaggaagaagcagactcaGACCCATTAGCAGACcttccccctcagtaccacgagtttgctaaagtctttggtgaggaagaatttaaggtcctccctccacatagggagtacaaCATCTCTATAGACCTTGTTCCAAATGCCAAACTGATCCCTGGCCCTatatacggcatgactgatgcggaATCCAAAGCgctcaaacaacacattgacgaggAGCTAgccacaggcaagatccgccccagtacttcCTCAACAGGtgccccggtcatgtttgtgaaaaAAGCAGATGGATCTcttaggctggttgtggattaccgAAAACTCAATGAggtaacccacaaaaacgtaTATCCGCTCCCAAGacaggatgacctcatggcaaagTTAAGACATGCCAAGATATTCACAAAACTCgacttacgctggggttacaataatgtcaggatcaaggaaggggatgaatggaagacggcgtTCAGGACTAAATACGGGCTGTTCAAGTACctggtcatgccttttggcctcaccaacgccccagccgccttccagcactttatgaacgatctattcagggacctgatTGACGTAACCGTGGTTATCTACCTAGAcgacatcctcatcttctctgAAAAACCAGAAGACCACCCAACTCAT TGCCATTTTCACGTCAACACGGTGGATTACTTGGGTATTGTCATATCACCTgccggcttctccatggaccagaaaaaAATTGAGGCAGTTACGTCATGGCCACAACCCAAGACAGTTAAACAGGTTCAGGCTTTCCTAGGGTTCGTAAATTACCTCCGccggttcatccccaactttagcTCTGTTGCGCGCCCCCTGcataacctcaccaaaaaggaaaccccttggtcatggggtaacccaGAAGAAACCGCATTTCAGGAACTGAAGCTTCTTGTCACCCAATCCCCAGTCCTCGTCCATTCCAACCCGGACCTACCCtattaccttgaaacagacgcatcaggggtagcaatgggagccatactcagtcaacaagGTCTAGACAACCGGCTTCACCCAGTGGCatacatgtccaagtccttctccGGCGCTGAGGCTAATTATGACACACACAATAAAGAATTATTAGCAATCATTAAAgcactggaggaatggcaaatCTTCTTAGAAGCAACGGATAGACCCATTCAGGTGTTCACTGACCATcggaacctggaatactggatgcaggcacaaacCTTCAATTGTAGACACGCCCggtggcgcatcttcctgagcgatttcaattttgagatccatTATTGCCCgggaaaacagtcaggaaaaccagatgccctatCCAGAAGATTGGACTACACGGATGAGCCAAGAGAACCAGAGGTTATGCTCCCAGCAGAAGTGTTTGCAAATACgttggaagaggaacttgatattgtcacagaaatacgTTCCAAGTTAAGGGAAGACCCTTCCCTGGACcagatcatccaattcctgacagaagatgcagaTAATGCGCCTCCCTCCATCCAAAAGGCCTATtgggattatgactgggaagaagacctctTATGGTATCGCGGAAAATTGGTAGTGCCGGACTCTGAACCTCTGAAGGATTGGTTACTtaaggaattccatgactccccgcTGGCGGGCCATCCagggcaacaaagaaccTTGGAACTCCTCA gcatgaagtcatcagccaaagaatgggtagaatgttgccccacctgccaagccaatcgaCGCGCTCACAACCCAGTCATAGCCTTgaaacccctagaagtcccTCCCTTTCCATTCCATACCATCTCCTACGACTTTATCACAGGCTTCCCCAAGTCAGAAGGATATGACGCAATACTGGTGGTCATAGATTcattttccaaatttggccacttcattCCAACCTCAAAAAAGGTGTTGGCTAAAGGACTGGCTAATCTCTTTGTCacccatatttggaaactccaCGGACTCCCTGTCAGAACCATATCAGACCGAGGGACAATGTTTACTGGGAAATTCCTCAGAGCCCTGTATCAAAGGCTGGGGATCaaaccatccttctcctcAGCTTATCACCCAGAATCAGACGGACAGACCGAGCgcgtcaaccagttcattgagttctacctgagATCTTATGTAGCAGCAGATCACTCGGATTGGGTAAAATGGTTGCCACTTGCGgaatacgcatacaacaatgcaaaaCATGCTGCAACCggaaaaacccccttcaaactggtttatggaaggaatcccaTAATGAACCCATCAACCGTGCCAGCCAACGTACCGGAGGCAGACCTTGTAGCAGACACCCTGGCCCAGGAATGGCAGGAAGCAGAGTCAGCACTCAGAATGACCAAAGAACGCATGGCAAGACCAAAAGGGATAATACCGGAATACTCCGTGGGCGAAAAAGTGTGGCTTGATGGAAAGAACGTGGTACTTAGGACAAACTCTAACAAACTGGATCCCAAGCGACTAGGACTGTTCAAAGTCACAGAGAAAATATcaagccacgcctaccgcctgaGGCTCCCAGAcaccctgaaaatccacgacgtattctatgtaggGTTGCTGTCCAAAGCACACAAATCCCCCAGCCAGCCATTTCCCAAAAAACCCCCTCCAGAAAccatagaaggggaagaggagtacgaggttgaacaaatcatcGATTCCAAGCGACAGcagggaaaatggttttacctaattaaatggaagggatatggaccggaagacaattcctgggaaccggaagaactcctAGAACATAGCCAAGAGGAGattcaacgcttcaacaagtcacaactgaaaaaggcttgtgactccgccaagagcctttaa
- a CDS encoding Retrotransposon-derived protein PEG10: MEPEPTTTTLLKAISALANQVRSLQAQIKSQGKQISQLTALCKETNNLVGDKDQGGAQTKPGPSTGPVTPPTHSGGKPTLQARGTGFDSEDKEPRLPKKEPQGTPRRHLGSLTPFDSGSSVKRPKMDLPDPYKGDTRGQKATQWLDQMMLWVALHCNQFDKEEQMVVWILYHMTDKAANWALPIIGNIIKGKGNPPTTIQALTAKFKEAFANPNAKRAAARKIAALSQSSTTSKYVTEFCNLMAELDWNKEAYIAQFTQGLHWKVKELLSTKDNIPNKLEAIFATSIKIDNTLVGSDRENKENRPKKAPAKSPATVATSTTTTRVRLSEDPNYVTPEERDRRRASGLCVKCGQKGHGIKQCPNGWKATIKEVAKVAEDVELGKD; the protein is encoded by the exons atggaaccagaaccGACCACTACcactctcctcaaggctatcagcGCCCTTGCCAACCAAGTcaggtccttgcaggcccaaattaAATCACAAGGCAAGCAAATCTCACAGCTCACCGCcttatgcaaggaaaccaacaaccttgttggtgacaaagaccagggcggagcccaaaccaagcctggcccatcaactgggcctgtcacccctcctacccactcaggggggaagcccacactccaggcacg GGGAAcaggctttgactcagaggacaaagaaccaaggctccccaaaaaggagcctcaaggaacgcctagaaggcacctGGGAtctctcaccccctttgattcagggtccagtgtaaaaaggcccaagatggaccttcCCGACCCCTATAAGGGTGACACCAGGGGACAAAAGgccactcagtggcttgATCAAATGATGCTATGGGTAGCTCTCCATTGCAAtcagtttgacaaggaagagcagatggtggTGTGGAttctataccacatgacagacaaggccgccaactgggccctccccatcattggaaatatcatcaagggcaagggtaacCCTCCCACCACTATCCAGGCcctaacggccaaattcaaggaggcctttgCCAACCCCAACGCCAAACGGGCTGCTGCCAGAAAAATTGCAGCTCTCTCCCAATcttccaccacctccaagtacgtcacggagttctgCAACCTTATGGCGgaactagactggaacaaggaggcttacattgcgcagttcacgcaaggcctccactggaaggtgaaggaactcctgtccaccaaggacaacatccccAACAAGCTGGAGGCTATATTTGCCACctccatcaaaattgacaacaccc ttgttggctctgacagagagaacaaggagaaccgcccaaaaAAGGctcctgccaagtccccggctactgtagccacctccacaacCACCACAAGGGTCCGTCTCTCAGAAGACCCAAACTAtgtcaccccggaggaacgggaccgccgccgcgcgtctggcctttgtgtcaagtgcggccaaaaggggcacggcatcaaacaatgccccaatggctggaaagccacaattaAGGAGGTAGCCAAGGTGGCTGAAGATGttgagttgggaaaagactga
- a CDS encoding Retrotransposon gag protein produces MEPEPTISALLEAVTALTATVGSLQDQIRNQGQQLIELKAICKETADLLGNKDQGGPQVQAQPGPSTGPITPPTLTGGEALTPGTIRPGLKAPFRPSRGTGFDLEEEEEPRRIPKKEPRNTPKRSLSSLTPFDSGSSVKRPKMELPDPYKGDSRGRKATQWLDRMLLWVALHRDQFNEEEQMVVWILYHMTDKAANWALPLIGTIIKGKGNPPTTIPALTAKFKEAFADPDAKRAAARKIAALTQSTTTAEYVTEFRNLMAELDWNTEAFIAQFTCGLHWKVKELLSTKDNILDNDLEAIFAASIKIDNIRRENEENRPKKVPAKAPVATTTSTSTTTTRVRLSKDPNYVTPEERDRRRASGLCVKCGQKGHGIKQCPNGWKATIKEVAKVAEDELGKE; encoded by the coding sequence atggaaccagaaccaaccattagcgctctcctcgaggctgtcacagccctcacagccacagtcgggtccctacaggaccaaatccgcaaccaaggccaacagctcatcgagctcaaggccatatgcaaggagaccgccgacttacttggcaacaaggatcaaggaggaccccaagtccaagcccagcctggcccatcgactgggcctatcactccCCCTACCCTTACGGGAGGAGAAGCCCTCACTCCAGGAACgattaggcctggacttaaggcccccttccggCCATCCAGAGGCACAggctttgacttggaagaagaggaagaaccaaggcggATCCCAAAAAAAGAGCCTCGCAATACGCCTAAGCGGAGTctcagctcccttaccccattcgactcagggtccagcgtaaagcggcccaaaatggagctcccaGACCCCTACAAGGGAGACTCCCggggaagaaaggcaacccagtggctggaTCGTATGCTGCTGTGGGTCGCGCTTCATCGagaccaattcaatgaagaagaacaaatggtcgtgtggattctctaccacatgacagataagGCCGCCAATTGGGCGTTACCCCTCATAGGGActattatcaagggcaagggaaacccTCCCACCactatcccggccttaacggccaaattcaaagaggctTTTGCAGACCCCGATGCCAAGAGAGCAGCTGCCAGGAAAATCGCCGCGCTAACTCAGTCCACGACCACGGCTGAGTATGTAACCGAGTTCCGTAACcttatggcggaacttgattggaacaccGAGGCGTTcattgcccaattcacgtgcggccttcactggaaggtgaaggaactcctgtccaccaaggacaacattctgGACAATGATCTTGAGGCCATATTCGCCGCCTCaattaaaattgacaatatccgccgggaaaacgaggagaaccgccctaaAAAGGTTCCTGCCAAGGCCCCAGTTGCTACAACCAcctctacctccaccactactaCCAGGGTCCGCTTATCCAaagaccccaactacgttaccccggaggaaagggatcgccgccgcgcgtctggtctttgcgtcaagtgcggccagaaagggcatggcatcaaacaatgccccaacggatggaaggccacgATCAAGGAAGTGGCAAAGGTAGCAGAGGatgaattgggaaaagagtag
- a CDS encoding Retrotransposable element Tf2 protein, translating to MTWLTTEAPLIDWQQGLITFPEQAQIASEEEADPDPLADLPPQYHEFAKVFGKEEFKVLPPHREHLLVPLSHHYFPYSHSLVLAGILPRWPLLSPTYHGNPLPDFLLSPVPFQSKRPGTPTSNSHPYRTWEVSLERVTRLLLGLLSQVKNLERKLKEVKETGIKTQTNVENISQTVDVVKDGLQSLQLHGPRTPEEAKPPVVEATPRPLHKTEPIGLVSGPSFWPKQPKGLPSFAQPVPQRTIPPQVPSPPASPRLRSPIGAPAPPPLAPAAYPAPVKVDHPDAYTGKIGSEAKQWLTRMLAWTRLNSRMFPTDQEVLSFLLMNMKDSAGAWAHPHLDQLGSHQAIIQTVEGFKLEFLAAFGDPDATRAAERKITTLTQSGTCADYITKFRTLAMELDWNDAALQGQFARGLHWEVSRQIATREHRPRTLLELQNAALVIDNALREERASHPPRDNKSSKPSNPARGTSTGPSTTRSKKLSDDPNFVSEEERNRRCAAGACIKCGKMGHKFAECRTGWKATPIEEKGKNKETAKIGKDSDYQSGKESSNRISPLFTIPITPESKAEQLEVLIDSGATSSFMHPRTAESLRLPLIDLPLPRTVTMLDGSSPQAGKIWKKANLTFSFDGKRMTKTFLICNTGSHAAILGLKWLDAHNPEIDWNSRTLSFPHTPPEHISIAEEEEANQHPLEGVPSKYHQYAKVFGEEEFNKLPPHRHYDIGIKLTKEGPLNSPLYSMTDAKSATLRDWLRDELKAGKIRPSKSSISSPVMFVPKKDGSRRLVVDYRRLNNRTKKNVYPLPRPDDLMAQLRGAKVFTKLDLRWGYNNVRVKEGNEWKTAFHTKYGLYESLVMTFGLTNAPAAFQHFMNELFKDLLDVCVIIYLDDILVYSKNDASHTKHVHEVLKRLMDNQLFCKASKCTFHVTSVEYLGIIVSDKGFSLDRLKIKAVQEWPTPTKVKEVQSFLGFANFLRRFVANFSHMARPLHNLVKKDTVWKWGTKEQEAFQGLKDAITNAPVLCHADPSKPYFLETDASGAALGSILSQCQEDGRLHPLGFLSESFKGAEQNYNTHNKELLAIIRSFEYWRIFLEGTLHPITVFTNHCNLEYWKESRTFNRCHARWHLLLAGYNFQIVYQPGKQSGKPDALSRRSDHADTPPADQTMLSGPVFANLALVTPEKELQRQIELSLDQDESLEEILQFLQNESKAPPSIKRAFRDYEMEAGLLFYQGRIVVPDVGTLRTDLLRIFHNSPLAGHPGRQRTLELVSRNYYWPGIRADTYWHVDSCETCQRIRKPKYGSIPPQPLEVPSRPWQHVLYDMIVDLPKDGNSDSILVIVDSFTKYVILVECSKKLKAPELADLFLRHVWKRYGMPEKTVSDRGRVFNNKFLKALYQWLGIDPHFSSAYHPQSDGQTERVNPTIEHFLRAYSGINQKDWVKWLPMAEFAYNNAVHSSTGKSPFKALYGWEPSLTPSNVPTDVPEADDLATQMESQWQEIESALRQSKTRMVAGEVGEPLEFKIGEEAWLDTKNVKLKTLSPKLTEQRLGPFRVTKKISDRAYRLELPPTMRIHDVFYVGLLSKVKRDKKRNFENRPPPVTVDGEEEYEVEGITDMEERNGKWFFRVKWKGYGSEENTWEPRETLKNTKKILEKFEKEMKRKALGAAKALKGGGSVVDTVDTREFIPIFSDLNEGKRTTFSIT from the exons atgacttggttaacaACAGAAGCCCCCcttattgactggcaacagggactgatcaccttccctgaacaagcacagatcgcctctgaggaagaagcagacccagATCCTTTGGCAGACCTTCCtcctcagtaccatgaatttgctaaagtctttggcaaggaagaatttaaggtcctccctccacataggga GCACCTACTAGTACCCCTATCCCACCATTACTTCCCGTACTCCCACTCGCTCGTCCTCGCGGGCAtcctcccacgctggccgctcctatccCCCAcctaccatggcaacccgctcccggacTTCCTCTTGAGCCCAGTCCCCTTTCAATCCAAGAGACCTGGGACCCCAACTTCCAACAGCCACCCCTATCGAACTtgggaagtctccctcgaGCGGGTTacccgcctcctccttggcctcctcagcCAAGTCAAGAATCTTGAGCGAAAGCTCAAAGAAGTCAAGGAAACGGGAATCAAAACCCAAACCAACGTTGAAAATATTTCCCAAAccgtcgatgttgtcaaggatgggcttcaaagcctccaactccatgggccaaggaccccagaagaGGCCAAACCCCcggttgtggaagcaacgccacgccccctacaCAAGACcgagcctattggattggttaGTGGGCCCTCCTTCTGGCCCAAGCAACCAAAAGGGCTTCCCAGCTTTGCCCAGCCAGTCCCCCAGAGGACCATACCCCCGCAagtcccttctccccctgcatctccgcgtctccgatccccaatcggagcacctgcccctccacctctgGCTCCAGCCGCCTATCctgccccggtcaaagtagaccacccagatgcctatacaggcaaaatcgggagtgaagccaaacaatggctcacaaggatgttggcatggacCCGATTGAACTCCCgcatgttccccacggacCAAGAGGTCCTCTCATTTCTtctcatgaacatgaaggattctgcgggagcatgggcccacccacacctcgaccagcttgggtcacaccaagccatcatccaaacggttgaAGGCTTCAAACTGGAGTTCTTAGCAGCATTCGgtgaccctgacgccacaagggccgccgagcggaagattaccaccctcacccaatccggcacatgcgcggactatattacaaaattcaggaccttagcaatggaactggattggaacgacgcggccctccaaggccagtttgcccgcggccttcactgggaggtcagtcGCCAGATTGCCACCCGCGAGCACCGGCCCCGCACTcttcttgagctgcaaaacgcagcacttgtcatcgacaacgctctccgcGAAGAGCGCGCTAGCCACCCGCCGagggataataagtctagcaaaccatccaaccccgcaagggggacgagtaccggTCCATCAACTACCAGatcaaagaaactctctgatgaccccaactttgtatcGGAAGAGGAACGTAACCGCCGCTgcgccgcaggcgcctgtATCAAATGCGGAAAAATGGGTCATAAGTTTGCAGAgtgccgcacgggctggaaggccacccctattgaggaaaaggggaagaacaaggaaaccgccaagattggcaaagactctgactaccaatcgggaaaaga aaGCTCGAATAGAATCTcacccctcttcacaattccaatcaCACCAGAGAGTAAAGCGGAAcaactagaagtcctgattgattcaggcgccacctcctcctTCATGCACCCACgtaccgcggaatcactccgcctcccactcatagaTCTTCCCCTACCCCGTACCgtcactatgctcgatgggtcgagcccccaggctggtaaaatctggaagaaggctaacctaaccttctcctttgatggcaaacgtatgaccaagaccttcctcattTGTAACACAGGCTCTCACGCTGCCATCCTAgggttgaaatggttggatgcccacaaCCCGGAAATTGACTGGAATTCCCGCACACTGTCATTCCCCCACACACCTCCGGAACATATATCCATTgcggaggaagaagaagccaatcaacacccccttgaaggagtcccttccaaataccaccaatacgccaaggtatttggagaggaggaattcaataagcttcccccgcaccggcattatgacattgggatCAAGCTAAccaaagaaggccccttgaactctccgctatatagcatgactgatgccaaatccgccacactaagggattggctcagggacgaactcaaggcaggcaaaatccgccccagcaagtcTTCCATTAGCTCCCCtgtaatgtttgtacccaaaaaggatggttcccgccgtttggttgttgactaccgccgtCTAAATAaccggaccaagaagaacgttTACCCATTACCCCGCCcagatgaccttatggcccagctccgtggcgccaaggtcttcactaaactagatctaagatggggttacaacaacgtccgtgTTAAGGAAGgcaacgaatggaaaactgccttccataccaagtatggcttgtatgaatccctggttatgacttttggcctgacaaacgcTCCTGCTGCCTTTCAGCACTTTATGAATGaactattcaaggatttacTGGACGTATGCGTTATCATTtatcttgatgacatcctagtCTACTCTAAGAATGACGCATCTCACACAAAGCATGTCCATGAGGTTCTAAAAAGGCTAATGGATAACCAACTATTCTGCAAAGCGTCGAAGTGCACATTCCATGTCACATCGGTGGAGTATCTCGGCATAATTGTCTCGGACAAAGGGTTCAGCCTGGATAGGCTCAAAATCAAGGCGGTTCAAGAATGGCCCACGCCTaccaaggttaaggaagtacaatccttccttggttttgccaacttcctacgtcgatttgttgccaactttagtcacatggccaggccaCTGCACAAtctggtcaagaaggatacagTCTGGAAATGGGGGACcaaagaacaggaagccttccaggGGCTTAAGGACGCCATCACAAACGCACCAGTCCTTTGCCACGCCGACCCATCCAAACCTTATTTCCTGGAAACGGATGCCTCCGGCGCAGCCCTGGGGTCCATACTAAGTCAATgtcaggaagacggccgtctTCATCCACTAGGCTTCCTGTCGGAATCTTTCAAGGGCGCTGAGCAGAATTACAATacacacaataaggagctcctagcGATCATCCGCTcttttgagtactggcgcatcttcttggaaggaacccttCACCCTATCACCGTGTTCACCAATCATTGTAACCtagagtactggaaagaATCCCGCACCTTCAACCGTTGTCATGCACGTTGGCACCTACTACTCGCcggttataacttccaaattgtatacCAACCGGGCAAGCAATCTGGCAAACCAGACGCGCTATCCCGCCGCTCCGACCATGCTGACACTCCCCCCGCCGATCAAACCATGTTGTCAGGCCCCGTTTTTGCCAACCTTGCCCTAGTCACGCCGGAGAAGGAATTACAACGGCAAATTGAACTATCCCTAGACCAGGacgaatccctggaggaaattcTACAATTCCTTCAAAATGAGTCAAAAGCCCCGCCTTCTATCAAACGGGCGTTTAGGGACTACGAAATGGAAGCGGGCTTACTATTTtaccaagggagaattgtggtaccagatGTTGGAACATTGAGAACGGACTTGCTTCGCAtattccacaacagccctcTAGCTGGTCACCCAGGCAGACAACGGACTCTGGAACTGGTATCtaggaactactactggcctggcatccgggctgacacatactggcatgttGATTCCTGCGAGACATGCCAACGtatcaggaagcccaagtacgGATCcatcccacctcagcctcTAGAAGtcccatcacgcccgtggcaacatgtgtTGTATGACATGATAGTGGACCTGCCCAAAGACGGAAATAGTGactcaatcctggtcattgtggatagctttACCAAATACGTAATCCTGGTAGagtgttccaagaagctcaaagccccaGAGCTAGCAGATCTATTCCTACgccacgtatggaaacgctacGGCATGCCCGAGAAGACAGTATCGGACCGCGGACGGGtgttcaataacaaattcctgaaagCCTTGTACCAATGgctgggaatagacccccacttttCCTCGGCCTATCACCCTCAAAGtgacggacaaacagaacgtGTAAATCCCACGATCGAACACTTCTTACGGGCCTACTCAGGGAtaaaccagaaagactgggtcaaatggctaccaatggcggaatttgcctacaacaacgcagtacacAGCTctacaggcaaatcccctttTAAGGCGctatacggatgggaaccgtCCTTGACCCCGAGTAACgtcccaacagacgtccctgAAGCAGATGATCTAGCAACCCAAATGGAATCACAATGGCAGGAAATAGAGTCAgcgctccggcaatcaaagacacgcatggtagccggagaagtaggagaaccactcgagttcaaaattggagaagaagcctggctagacaccaaaaacgtgaagctaaagaccctgagtccaaAGCTAACTGAACAACGCTTAGGCCCCTTCAGagtaaccaagaaaatctccgacagagcgtaccgcctggaactcccgccaacaatgagaatccacgATGTGTTCTACGTGGGTCTcctgtcaaaggtcaaaagggacaaaaagcgcaactttgagaaccggcctccacctgtcaccgtggatggagaggaagaatacgaagttgaagggatcacagacatggaggaaaggaacgggaagtggtttttcagggtaaaatggaaaggctacggatcagaggagaatacctgggaaccaagggaaacccTCAAAAACACCAaaaaaatcctagaaaaattcgaaaaagaaatgaaaagaaaggcccttggcgctgccaaggcccttaagggggggggcagtgtcgtagacacagttgataccagggaatttattcccattttctcggatttaaacgaagggaaacggacaacattttcaatcacgtga